Proteins from a genomic interval of Corynebacterium deserti GIMN1.010:
- the zwf gene encoding glucose-6-phosphate dehydrogenase → MSTNTTPTPWTNPLRDPQDKRLPRIAGPSGMVIFGVTGDLARRKLLPAIYDLANRGLLPPGFSLVGYGRRKWSKSDFEKYVREAAEAGARTEFRENVWERLAEGMEFVSGNFDDDAAFDNLADTLKNLDKTRGTAGNWAFYLSIPPDSFAAVCHQLERSGMAESSEEAWRRVIIEKPFGHDLESAHELNRLVNGVFPESSVFRIDHYLGKETVQNILALRFANQLFEPLWNSNYVDHVQITMAEDIGLGGRAGYYDGIGAARDVIQNHLIQLLALVAMEEPISFTPEQLQAEKIKILSATKPRYPLAETTARGQYSAGWQGSEYVQGLREEEGFNPESTTETFAACTLEITSRRWAGVPFYLRTGKRLGRRVTEIAVVFKDAPHQPFTDDMTASLGQNAIVIRVQPDEGVIIRFGSKVPGSAMEVRDVNMDFSYSESFTEESPEAYERLILDALLDESSLFPTNKEVELSWRILDPILESWESSQPEEYPAGTWGPKSADDMLSRNGHTWRRP, encoded by the coding sequence GTGAGCACCAACACGACTCCCACCCCGTGGACCAACCCACTTCGTGATCCCCAAGACAAGCGCCTCCCCCGCATTGCTGGCCCGTCCGGAATGGTCATTTTCGGCGTCACGGGCGACCTCGCACGCAGGAAACTGCTTCCCGCGATCTATGACTTAGCAAACCGTGGTCTGCTCCCTCCAGGTTTTTCCCTGGTCGGTTATGGCCGCCGCAAATGGTCAAAATCAGACTTTGAAAAGTACGTCCGGGAAGCAGCTGAGGCAGGCGCGCGTACGGAGTTCCGCGAAAACGTCTGGGAACGCCTTGCTGAGGGCATGGAATTTGTCAGCGGTAACTTTGACGACGATGCAGCATTCGATAACCTCGCTGACACGCTGAAGAACCTGGACAAGACTCGTGGCACCGCAGGTAACTGGGCTTTCTACCTGTCCATTCCGCCAGATTCTTTCGCCGCCGTCTGCCACCAACTGGAACGTTCCGGAATGGCAGAATCCTCCGAGGAAGCGTGGCGACGCGTCATCATCGAAAAGCCATTCGGCCACGACCTTGAGTCCGCTCACGAGCTTAACCGCCTCGTCAACGGCGTGTTCCCTGAGTCCTCAGTGTTCCGCATCGACCACTACCTGGGCAAAGAAACTGTTCAAAACATTCTGGCACTGCGCTTTGCCAACCAGCTGTTTGAACCATTGTGGAACTCTAATTACGTCGATCACGTTCAGATCACCATGGCCGAGGACATCGGCCTAGGTGGACGTGCGGGCTACTACGACGGTATTGGCGCTGCCCGCGACGTCATCCAAAACCACTTGATCCAGCTGCTCGCGCTCGTTGCAATGGAGGAGCCCATCTCCTTTACCCCTGAGCAGCTTCAGGCGGAAAAGATCAAGATTTTGAGCGCAACCAAGCCTCGTTACCCGCTGGCTGAAACCACCGCACGTGGACAGTATTCCGCTGGTTGGCAAGGCTCTGAATACGTCCAAGGTCTGCGCGAAGAAGAGGGATTCAACCCAGAATCCACCACCGAAACCTTTGCTGCCTGCACGTTGGAGATCACCTCCCGCCGCTGGGCTGGGGTTCCGTTCTACTTGCGTACCGGCAAGCGTTTGGGTCGTCGCGTCACCGAGATCGCTGTGGTTTTCAAAGACGCACCACACCAGCCTTTTACTGATGACATGACGGCATCGCTGGGCCAAAACGCCATCGTTATCCGCGTTCAGCCAGATGAAGGCGTGATCATCCGATTTGGTTCCAAGGTTCCAGGCTCTGCCATGGAAGTCCGCGACGTCAACATGGACTTCTCCTACTCAGAGTCCTTCACCGAGGAATCTCCAGAGGCCTACGAGCGCCTGATCTTGGATGCGCTTCTCGACGAGTCCAGCCTCTTCCCCACCAACAAAGAAGTGGAGCTGAGCTGGAGGATCCTCGACCCGATCCTCGAGTCCTGGGAATCAAGCCAACCTGAGGAATATCCTGCAGGAACGTGGGGACCAAAGAGCGCTGACGACATGCTCTCCCGCAACGGTCACACATGGCGCAGGCCATAA
- a CDS encoding glucose-6-phosphate dehydrogenase assembly protein OpcA — MIFELPDTTTHEISKTLTRLRESGTQATTGRVLTLIVVTDSESDVASITESTNDASREHPSRVIILVVGDKTADTKVDAEVRIGGDAGASEMIIIHLNGPVADKLQYVVTPLLLPDTPIVAWWPGESPKNPSEDPIGRIAQRRITDSLYDRDDALKDRVESYHPGDTDMTWARLTQWRGLVASALDHPPHSEVTSVRLSGASGSTSVDLAAGWLARRLNVPVIREATDSPTVPVDDNGEPLLAVQSLEICRSSGSIIVSIQDAHTIRVDMPETGNAPSLVAIGRRSEADCLAEELRHMDPDLGYQHALSGLSGVTVENV; from the coding sequence ATGATCTTTGAACTTCCAGATACCACAACCCACGAAATCTCCAAGACACTTACCCGCTTACGTGAGTCCGGCACCCAGGCCACCACCGGTCGAGTGCTCACCCTCATCGTGGTCACCGATTCCGAAAGCGATGTCGCATCTATCACCGAGTCCACCAATGATGCATCCCGTGAGCACCCCTCACGCGTGATTATCTTGGTAGTCGGCGATAAGACCGCTGACACAAAGGTTGATGCCGAGGTCCGCATCGGTGGCGACGCCGGCGCCTCAGAGATGATCATCATCCACCTCAACGGTCCAGTAGCAGACAAGCTTCAGTACGTGGTTACCCCACTGCTGCTCCCAGACACCCCCATCGTTGCGTGGTGGCCTGGTGAATCGCCAAAGAATCCTTCTGAGGATCCCATTGGACGCATCGCTCAGCGTCGCATCACGGATTCCCTATATGACCGTGACGATGCGCTGAAAGACCGTGTGGAAAGCTACCACCCTGGCGACACCGACATGACCTGGGCACGCCTGACTCAGTGGCGAGGCTTGGTGGCATCCGCACTGGATCATCCACCACACAGTGAGGTAACCTCCGTGCGCTTGAGTGGCGCTAGTGGCAGCACCTCGGTTGACTTGGCTGCAGGGTGGTTGGCTCGACGCCTTAATGTGCCGGTCATCCGCGAAGCAACCGACTCCCCAACCGTGCCTGTCGACGACAACGGAGAGCCTCTCCTGGCGGTGCAGTCCCTCGAGATTTGCCGCAGCTCAGGATCAATCATCGTGAGCATTCAAGATGCCCACACCATTCGCGTCGACATGCCTGAAACCGGCAACGCACCGTCCTTGGTTGCGATTGGTCGACGCAGCGAGGCTGATTGCCTGGCGGAAGAACTCCGTCACATGGATCCTGATCTGGGCTACCAGCACGCGCTGTCTGGCCTGTCCGGGGTCACTGTAGAAAACGTTTAA
- the pgl gene encoding 6-phosphogluconolactonase: protein MVDIVRALDTEDLVAQASARFIEVVSAATAEGGTARVVLTGGGAGIKLLEKLSVDAADLPWDRIHVFFGDERNVPVTDPESNEGQARDALLSKVSIPEDNIHGYGLGDVDLADAANAYEAVLNEFAPNGFDLHLLGMGGEGHINSLFPHTDAVKENSAKVIAVFDSPKPPAERATLTLPAVHSAKRVWLLVSGAEKAEAAAAIVNGEAAVDWPATGATGSKETILFVAEDAATQIS from the coding sequence ATGGTTGATATTGTTCGCGCGCTCGATACCGAGGACCTGGTTGCCCAGGCTTCCGCACGTTTCATTGAGGTAGTCTCTGCTGCCACCGCAGAGGGCGGCACTGCTCGTGTTGTTCTCACCGGTGGTGGCGCTGGCATCAAGCTGCTGGAAAAGCTCAGTGTTGATGCAGCCGATCTTCCTTGGGATCGCATCCACGTGTTCTTCGGTGATGAGCGTAACGTTCCAGTTACTGATCCAGAGTCCAACGAAGGCCAGGCTCGTGACGCCCTGCTGTCAAAGGTCTCCATTCCAGAAGACAACATCCACGGATACGGACTTGGTGATGTTGACCTTGCAGATGCAGCCAACGCATACGAAGCCGTCCTGAACGAGTTTGCACCCAACGGTTTTGACCTGCACCTGCTCGGCATGGGAGGCGAAGGCCACATCAACTCATTGTTCCCTCACACTGACGCCGTCAAAGAAAACAGCGCGAAGGTGATTGCAGTGTTTGATTCCCCCAAGCCGCCTGCAGAGCGCGCAACACTCACCCTTCCAGCAGTTCATTCTGCCAAGCGCGTATGGTTGCTCGTCTCTGGTGCAGAAAAGGCTGAGGCCGCAGCAGCCATCGTGAACGGCGAAGCTGCCGTAGATTGGCCAGCCACAGGTGCCACCGGTTCAAAGGAGACCATCTTGTTTGTGGCTGAAGACGCCGCAACTCAGATCTCCTAG
- the solA gene encoding N-methyl-L-tryptophan oxidase — protein MKVAVIGLGSTGSMALWHLSKISGVEAIGFEQFGIGHGYGAFTGESRLFRMAYHEGATYVPLLKRAKDLWEELGSLAGRQLFHNFGVLSTGKEDEAPFQRLVESVERYDLPHERLTAEEMRKRYPGLDFRDDEAGVLDKQGGALRPELAVLSAIEQAKANGAEVRDRQKITNIVDNGDHVLIESGDDITKVDRVIVTTGAWTSELVPEVASLLEVRRLVLTWFLPHNPVDFQPTNLPCFIRDRDGFHIFGAPCVDGYSIKIAGLDEWGVPLGAHVEDEDLRLDRDKVSEFGRKTHDLFPGVNPEPNRYSVHYDTYTANKAPVIDAVDNVVVLTGGSGHGFKLCPAYGELAAKLATGQESELYSEDFSISAHQPIHQVVSV, from the coding sequence ATGAAGGTTGCAGTAATCGGCCTCGGCAGCACAGGTTCCATGGCGCTGTGGCACTTGAGCAAAATATCAGGTGTGGAGGCAATCGGATTTGAGCAGTTCGGCATCGGCCACGGCTACGGCGCCTTTACCGGCGAGTCTCGACTCTTCCGCATGGCCTACCACGAAGGTGCCACCTACGTTCCGCTGCTCAAGCGAGCAAAAGACCTGTGGGAAGAACTTGGCTCCCTGGCTGGCCGCCAGCTCTTCCACAACTTTGGAGTGTTAAGCACCGGCAAGGAAGACGAAGCACCCTTCCAGCGCCTCGTGGAATCCGTAGAACGCTACGATTTGCCACACGAACGCTTAACCGCCGAAGAGATGCGCAAGCGCTACCCAGGATTGGACTTCCGCGATGATGAAGCAGGCGTGTTGGACAAGCAGGGTGGAGCGTTGCGACCAGAACTTGCCGTCTTAAGCGCCATCGAGCAAGCGAAGGCCAATGGTGCAGAGGTACGCGATCGTCAAAAGATCACTAACATCGTGGACAATGGCGATCACGTCCTCATCGAATCAGGCGACGATATCACCAAGGTCGATCGTGTTATCGTCACAACCGGCGCCTGGACCAGCGAGCTCGTCCCAGAGGTTGCTTCTCTCCTTGAAGTCCGTCGCTTGGTACTGACCTGGTTCCTGCCACACAACCCCGTGGACTTCCAGCCTACGAACTTGCCATGCTTTATCCGCGACCGCGACGGATTCCACATCTTTGGTGCTCCATGCGTCGATGGATACAGCATCAAGATCGCTGGCCTGGACGAGTGGGGAGTGCCTCTGGGGGCACACGTGGAAGACGAGGATCTTCGCCTCGACCGTGATAAGGTCTCTGAATTTGGACGCAAAACCCACGACCTGTTCCCAGGTGTGAACCCAGAGCCTAACCGTTACAGCGTGCACTACGACACCTACACGGCCAACAAAGCTCCGGTGATTGATGCAGTAGATAACGTTGTGGTGCTCACCGGAGGTTCCGGCCACGGTTTCAAACTGTGCCCAGCTTATGGTGAACTTGCGGCGAAACTGGCCACGGGCCAGGAATCAGAGCTCTACAGCGAAGATTTCAGCATCAGCGCCCACCAGCCGATTCATCAGGTGGTGAGCGTATAG
- a CDS encoding tyramine oxidase subunit B, producing the protein MTSTTTSATNIDFLFLNEPDMIAAGVKDIDQCVDVMEETLVLLAQGDYKMAGLNSNSHGAMITFPENPEFEGMPKDGPDRRFMAMPAYLGGRFKNTGVKWYGSNAENKASGLPRSIHTFVLNDTVTGAPKAIMSANLLSAYRTGAVPGVGVKHLALTDSTTLAVIGPGVMAKTITEASIAKRPGITTIKVKGRSERGINAFATWALENFPEVEVIAVDTEQEAVKDADIVIAATTTDAAGSSAFPYFKKEWLKPGALLLLPAAARFDDEYLLDDARLVVDYMGLYDAWAEEYGPQAYQLLGIPGTHWHDLAGSGKLDPSRISQIGDICSGKLPGRTNDEEIILYSVGGMPVEDVAWATQVYENALEKNIGTSLNLWETPDLA; encoded by the coding sequence ATGACCTCAACCACCACTTCCGCTACTAACATTGACTTCCTTTTCCTTAACGAGCCGGACATGATCGCCGCCGGCGTAAAGGATATTGATCAATGTGTCGACGTCATGGAAGAAACCCTGGTGCTGCTCGCGCAGGGCGACTACAAGATGGCTGGACTTAACTCCAACTCCCACGGCGCGATGATTACTTTCCCGGAAAACCCTGAATTTGAGGGCATGCCCAAGGACGGCCCTGACCGCCGATTCATGGCGATGCCTGCATACCTGGGTGGACGTTTTAAGAACACCGGCGTGAAGTGGTACGGTTCGAACGCAGAAAACAAGGCCTCAGGCTTGCCTCGCTCCATTCACACGTTCGTGCTCAACGACACGGTGACCGGTGCGCCAAAGGCTATTATGTCCGCAAACCTCCTTTCCGCATACCGCACCGGTGCGGTCCCTGGCGTCGGAGTCAAGCACTTAGCCCTGACTGATTCCACGACGCTTGCGGTCATTGGACCAGGCGTGATGGCAAAGACAATTACTGAGGCGAGCATCGCGAAGCGCCCAGGCATTACCACTATTAAAGTCAAGGGCCGCAGCGAGCGCGGTATCAACGCCTTCGCCACGTGGGCTTTGGAGAACTTCCCCGAGGTGGAAGTCATCGCCGTTGACACCGAGCAGGAAGCAGTCAAGGACGCTGACATTGTCATCGCAGCAACCACCACCGACGCCGCCGGATCTTCCGCATTCCCATACTTCAAAAAAGAATGGCTGAAGCCAGGGGCACTACTGTTGCTGCCCGCTGCGGCTCGCTTTGACGACGAGTATTTGCTTGACGACGCCCGCCTCGTCGTCGACTACATGGGCCTCTACGATGCCTGGGCCGAAGAGTACGGCCCACAGGCCTACCAACTCCTCGGCATTCCTGGCACACACTGGCACGACCTCGCCGGATCCGGAAAGCTTGATCCATCCCGCATCTCCCAAATCGGCGATATCTGCTCCGGTAAGCTTCCTGGCCGCACCAACGACGAAGAGATCATTCTCTACTCCGTCGGTGGCATGCCAGTCGAAGACGTTGCCTGGGCAACCCAGGTGTATGAAAACGCGCTAGAGAAGAACATCGGCACCAGCCTCAACCTGTGGGAAACCCCAGACTTGGCCTAA
- a CDS encoding ammonium transporter, producing MDPSDLAWILAAFALVSLMFPGLSLLYGGMLGAQHVLNTFMMVMGSLGIIGLVYVLYGHGLVLGNSVGGWGIIGNPVEYFGFRNVMEDDGAGGMMWAGFYVLFAAISLALMSSGAAGRMRFGAWLVFAVLWFTFVYAPLAHWVFAISDPDSGYVGGWMKNIVDFHDFAGGTAVHMNAGASGLALAMVLGRRHTMSVRPHNLPLILIGSGMIIAGWFGFNGGTAGGANFLASYVVVTSLLAAGGGMMGAFLVERFFNGKATFFGAMTGTIAGLVAITPAADAVSPIGAYIVGFLGAAMAFWAISWKKYHKVDDTFDVFAVHGMAGIAGALFVMLFANPQAPAGLAGIFYGGELSLLWREPLAIIVTLSYAFGVTWIIAKVLSKVMKIRITSEAEYEGIDRAEHAESAYHLNANGVGSTSRTTFGSDIPEEVVPGAGKVGVDKQAPKLAEPQS from the coding sequence ATGGACCCCTCAGATCTCGCCTGGATTCTCGCAGCATTTGCATTGGTTAGCCTCATGTTCCCCGGCCTGTCCCTCCTTTACGGTGGCATGCTTGGAGCGCAACATGTACTCAACACGTTCATGATGGTCATGGGCTCACTTGGAATTATTGGTCTCGTCTACGTTCTCTACGGACACGGGCTCGTACTCGGAAACTCCGTTGGGGGATGGGGCATCATCGGAAACCCCGTCGAGTACTTCGGATTCCGAAACGTGATGGAAGATGACGGCGCAGGCGGAATGATGTGGGCAGGTTTCTACGTCTTATTCGCAGCAATCTCCCTCGCACTGATGTCCTCAGGTGCCGCAGGCCGCATGCGCTTTGGTGCATGGTTGGTGTTCGCAGTCCTGTGGTTCACCTTCGTCTACGCACCGCTGGCACACTGGGTCTTCGCCATCTCTGATCCAGACTCCGGTTACGTCGGTGGTTGGATGAAGAACATTGTTGACTTCCACGACTTCGCTGGTGGCACCGCAGTTCATATGAACGCAGGTGCATCCGGACTGGCTCTGGCGATGGTCTTGGGTCGACGCCACACGATGAGCGTTCGTCCTCACAACTTGCCGTTGATCCTCATCGGTTCCGGAATGATCATCGCAGGTTGGTTTGGCTTCAACGGCGGAACCGCCGGCGGCGCCAACTTCTTGGCAAGCTACGTTGTTGTAACCTCGCTACTTGCAGCTGGTGGTGGCATGATGGGTGCCTTCCTGGTGGAGCGATTCTTCAACGGAAAGGCCACCTTCTTCGGTGCCATGACCGGAACGATCGCAGGCCTGGTGGCTATTACCCCAGCAGCAGACGCCGTAAGCCCAATCGGTGCCTACATTGTGGGCTTCCTCGGAGCAGCCATGGCATTCTGGGCGATCTCTTGGAAGAAGTACCACAAGGTGGATGACACCTTCGACGTCTTCGCAGTCCACGGCATGGCAGGTATCGCTGGCGCACTCTTCGTCATGCTGTTCGCCAACCCGCAGGCACCAGCTGGATTGGCTGGCATCTTCTACGGCGGAGAACTTTCCCTGCTGTGGCGTGAACCGCTGGCAATCATCGTCACCCTGTCCTACGCATTCGGTGTCACCTGGATCATTGCGAAGGTCCTCAGCAAGGTCATGAAGATTCGTATCACTTCCGAGGCGGAGTACGAAGGTATCGACCGCGCAGAGCACGCAGAATCTGCATACCACCTCAACGCCAACGGTGTTGGTTCAACCAGCCGCACCACCTTCGGCAGCGACATCCCCGAGGAAGTTGTACCCGGTGCGGGCAAGGTGGGCGTCGATAAGCAAGCCCCTAAGCTCGCAGAACCTCAATCTTAG
- the secG gene encoding preprotein translocase subunit SecG, with protein sequence MALTLQIILVVASLLMTVFVLLHRGKGGGLSSLFGGGVQSNLSGSTVVEKNLDRVTILVAVIWIVCVIALNLIQAYS encoded by the coding sequence ATGGCATTGACGCTTCAAATCATTCTCGTCGTCGCCAGCCTGCTCATGACGGTTTTCGTCCTGCTGCACAGAGGTAAGGGTGGCGGACTCTCCAGCCTCTTCGGTGGCGGTGTGCAGTCCAATCTTTCGGGCTCCACTGTTGTTGAAAAGAACCTGGACCGCGTCACCATCTTGGTCGCCGTCATCTGGATTGTGTGCGTGATTGCACTCAACCTCATCCAGGCGTACTCCTAA
- the ppc gene encoding phosphoenolpyruvate carboxylase — MTDFLRDDIRFLGRILGEVIAEQEGREVYELVEKARQISFEIAKGNADMDSLVTVFDGISPAEATPIARAFTHFALLANLAEDLHDEQTREKALDAGETPPDSTLDATWLKLNDANTDAQAVTEFMNNAQVAPVLTAHPTETRRRTVFDAQKWITTHMRERHLIQTSTETARTQAKLDEIERSIRRRITILWQTALIRVARPRIEDEIEVGLRYYKLSLLEEIPKINRDVNLELRQRFGEDIPNKAVIKPGSWIGGDHDGNPYVTADTVEYSTHRAAQTVLKYYTRQLHSLEHELSLSDRMNAVTQELSKLADAGNNDVPSRVDEPYRRAVHGVRGRILATTAHLIGEDAVEGVWFRQFEPYTSPEEFLADLVTVDQSLRASNDDLIADDRLAKLISAVESFGFNLYSLDLRQNSESYEDVLTELFQRAVVTDNYRDMSEEEKLELLLAELRSPRPLIPHGAEGYSEPTDRELGIFRKASEAVQKFGPRMVPHCIISMASSVTDVLEPMVLLKEFGLIAANGDSPTGTVDVIPLFETIEDLQAGSGILEELWGIDLYRNYLEQRGMTQEVMLGYSDSNKDGGYFAANWALYDAELHLVELCRAAGVKLRLFHGRGGTVGRGGGPSYDAILAQPKGAVLGSVRITEQGEIISAKYGNPETARRNLEALVSATLEATLLDVSDLADPERAYTIMREISELSLKKYSSLVHEDPGFISYFTQSTPLREIGSLNIGSRPSSRKQTSSVDDLRAIPWVLSWSQSRVMLPGWFGVGSALEEWIGSGEEAEARIAELQTLNESWPFFTSVLDNMAQVMSKAELRLAKLYADLIPDQEVAERIYTDIFEEYFLTKKMFCKITGSSDLLDDNPLLARSVQRRYPYLLPLNVIQVEMMRRFRSGDDSDGISRNIQLTMNGLSTALRNSG; from the coding sequence GCCAACTTGGCCGAAGACCTCCACGATGAGCAAACCCGCGAAAAGGCACTCGACGCAGGGGAGACCCCGCCCGATTCCACTCTGGACGCTACGTGGCTAAAGTTAAACGACGCCAACACAGATGCACAGGCCGTCACCGAATTCATGAACAATGCCCAGGTGGCGCCTGTTCTTACCGCACACCCCACCGAAACCCGTCGTCGCACAGTGTTTGATGCGCAGAAGTGGATCACCACCCACATGCGTGAGCGTCACCTCATTCAGACGTCGACGGAAACGGCACGTACGCAGGCAAAACTGGATGAAATCGAGCGCAGCATTCGTCGCCGCATCACCATTTTGTGGCAAACCGCGTTGATTCGCGTCGCGCGTCCGCGTATTGAGGACGAGATTGAGGTGGGGCTGCGTTACTACAAGCTCAGCTTGTTGGAGGAGATTCCCAAGATCAACCGCGATGTCAACCTGGAACTGCGCCAGCGTTTTGGCGAGGACATCCCCAATAAGGCAGTTATCAAGCCGGGATCTTGGATCGGTGGTGACCACGATGGCAACCCATATGTCACCGCCGACACCGTGGAGTACTCCACCCACCGCGCGGCTCAAACGGTGCTCAAGTACTACACTCGTCAGCTTCACTCCCTGGAGCACGAGCTCAGCCTCTCTGACCGCATGAACGCGGTGACCCAGGAACTCAGCAAGCTTGCTGATGCCGGCAACAACGACGTGCCCAGCCGCGTCGATGAGCCTTATCGACGCGCCGTTCACGGCGTTCGCGGGCGCATCCTTGCGACCACCGCGCACCTGATCGGCGAGGATGCTGTCGAAGGCGTGTGGTTCCGCCAGTTCGAACCCTACACCTCACCAGAGGAGTTCTTGGCAGACCTGGTAACCGTCGATCAGTCCCTTCGTGCCTCCAATGATGACCTCATCGCCGATGACCGCCTGGCAAAGCTGATTTCCGCCGTCGAAAGTTTTGGCTTTAATCTTTATTCCCTTGACCTGCGCCAAAACTCTGAGAGCTACGAAGATGTTCTCACTGAGCTCTTCCAGCGCGCCGTGGTCACTGACAACTACCGCGACATGAGCGAAGAAGAAAAGCTCGAGCTGCTTCTTGCAGAATTGCGCAGCCCGCGCCCGCTGATCCCACATGGCGCCGAGGGCTACAGCGAGCCCACCGACCGCGAGCTTGGCATCTTCCGCAAAGCCTCGGAAGCAGTCCAAAAATTCGGCCCTCGCATGGTGCCACATTGCATCATCTCCATGGCTTCATCGGTCACCGACGTCCTCGAGCCCATGGTTTTGCTCAAAGAATTCGGCCTTATCGCCGCTAACGGCGATTCCCCAACCGGCACGGTCGACGTCATCCCGCTGTTTGAAACTATCGAGGACCTACAGGCAGGCTCCGGCATTCTCGAAGAACTGTGGGGAATCGACCTCTATCGCAACTACCTTGAGCAGCGTGGCATGACCCAGGAAGTAATGCTGGGCTACTCCGACTCCAACAAGGACGGTGGCTACTTCGCTGCTAACTGGGCGCTTTACGACGCGGAGCTGCACCTCGTTGAGCTCTGCCGCGCAGCCGGGGTCAAGCTGCGCCTGTTCCACGGCCGCGGCGGAACCGTCGGCCGCGGTGGCGGGCCATCCTACGATGCGATCCTCGCACAGCCCAAGGGGGCCGTGCTCGGATCTGTGCGCATTACTGAACAGGGCGAAATTATCTCCGCTAAGTACGGTAACCCCGAGACGGCTCGTCGAAACCTGGAGGCGCTGGTCTCTGCCACGTTGGAAGCAACCTTGCTGGATGTCTCTGATTTGGCTGATCCTGAGCGCGCGTACACCATCATGCGTGAAATCTCCGAGCTTAGCTTGAAAAAGTACTCCTCCTTGGTGCACGAGGATCCAGGATTCATCAGCTACTTCACCCAGTCGACTCCGCTGCGAGAAATCGGATCGCTTAACATCGGCTCGCGCCCATCATCGCGGAAGCAGACCTCCTCGGTTGACGATCTCCGCGCAATCCCTTGGGTACTCAGCTGGTCACAGTCCCGTGTCATGTTGCCAGGCTGGTTTGGAGTGGGCTCTGCGCTGGAAGAATGGATTGGCAGTGGGGAAGAGGCGGAGGCACGCATCGCTGAGCTGCAAACCCTCAACGAATCTTGGCCATTTTTCACCTCTGTTTTGGACAACATGGCTCAGGTCATGTCCAAGGCCGAGCTGCGACTAGCCAAGCTCTATGCGGATCTCATCCCAGACCAAGAGGTGGCCGAGCGCATCTATACCGACATTTTCGAGGAATATTTCCTCACAAAGAAGATGTTCTGCAAAATTACAGGCTCGAGCGATCTGCTCGATGACAACCCTTTGCTCGCGCGTTCCGTGCAGCGTCGATACCCCTACTTGTTGCCGCTCAATGTCATCCAGGTCGAAATGATGCGACGCTTCCGCAGCGGCGACGACAGCGATGGAATCTCCCGAAACATTCAGCTCACCATGAATGGTCTGTCCACCGCCTTGCGTAACTCCGGTTAG